One segment of Thermodesulfovibrio sp. 3907-1M DNA contains the following:
- the coaD gene encoding pantetheine-phosphate adenylyltransferase: MKKIGIYPGTFDPITNGHLDVIKRALKIFDELIVAVAVSSYKKNPVFTVQERVHFIKETTKGIKNLKVEPFDGLLVDFLKEKGAVAIVRGLRAVSDYEFELQLAHANRRLFKEAETVFLMPSEEYSFLSSSIVKEIAYFGGSVKNLVPAVVEKALKKKFKSSV, encoded by the coding sequence GTGAAGAAAATAGGAATTTATCCAGGAACATTTGATCCTATAACAAATGGACATCTTGATGTCATCAAAAGAGCACTTAAAATTTTTGATGAGCTTATAGTTGCTGTTGCAGTATCAAGTTATAAAAAAAATCCTGTTTTTACTGTGCAAGAGAGAGTTCATTTTATAAAAGAAACAACAAAGGGGATTAAAAATTTAAAAGTTGAACCCTTTGATGGTCTTCTCGTTGATTTTTTAAAAGAAAAGGGAGCTGTGGCTATTGTAAGAGGGTTAAGAGCAGTCTCAGACTACGAGTTTGAACTTCAACTTGCTCATGCCAATCGGAGACTTTTTAAAGAAGCTGAAACAGTATTTTTAATGCCTTCTGAAGAATACTCTTTTCTTTCTTCCAGTATTGTTAAAGAAATTGCATATTTTGGAGGCTCAGTAAAAAACCTTGTACCTGCAGTTGTGGAAAAGGCACTAAAGAAAAAATTTAAAAGTAGCGTTTAA
- a CDS encoding nuclease-related domain-containing protein, producing the protein MREIVLSSFINESLNKLENSSIQKKLIATLVFFVSVLTFFTPITHVGLVGLIVSVLLFVNSQKVNPRKIRLESGAQGENVLKQTLRRILSDSYTAYYGYQTQSNGDVDCIVVGPKGVILIEVKNHKGTILYEERTGWRCVKTGKKGTYEGFIKNPGKQVTKNYWEIRELLSSYGIDIPVYAVVVFTNPKATLEIKSPTFGYKVLKVEDLQSYIDSLPEKVCPKAIDKAKKAFKCES; encoded by the coding sequence TTGAGAGAAATCGTCTTATCATCATTCATCAATGAAAGCCTTAACAAGTTGGAAAACAGCAGTATCCAAAAAAAGCTAATTGCTACCCTGGTATTCTTTGTCTCTGTTCTTACTTTTTTTACTCCTATAACTCATGTTGGTCTTGTTGGCTTAATAGTATCTGTTTTGCTTTTTGTTAACTCTCAAAAAGTTAACCCACGAAAAATCAGGCTTGAATCAGGTGCTCAAGGAGAAAATGTTCTTAAACAGACTTTAAGACGAATCTTGTCTGACAGCTATACTGCTTATTACGGGTATCAGACACAAAGCAATGGAGACGTAGACTGTATCGTCGTTGGACCTAAAGGGGTGATTCTTATTGAAGTCAAAAATCACAAAGGAACTATACTTTATGAAGAAAGAACAGGTTGGCGTTGCGTAAAGACTGGCAAAAAAGGAACTTACGAAGGTTTTATCAAAAACCCTGGAAAACAAGTAACAAAAAATTACTGGGAGATAAGAGAGTTGCTTTCTTCTTATGGAATAGATATTCCTGTATATGCAGTTGTGGTGTTTACAAACCCAAAAGCTACCCTGGAAATAAAAAGCCCTACTTTTGGTTATAAAGTTTTAAAAGTGGAAGACCTACAGAGTTACATTGATTCTTTACCTGAAAAAGTTTGTCCAAAGGCTATAGATAAAGCTAAGAAAGCTTTTAAATGTGAGAGTTAA
- a CDS encoding radical SAM protein, whose translation MKFEPKWIAWEITRRCNLHCIHCRSSSEEVVKEHPDPPKEECFRIIDDISSYAQPVIVLTGGEPLLREDVFDIAEYGRSKNLRICMATNGTLVDDEICKKIKNVDIKMVSLSLDGPDEKTHDDFRQQKSAFKATINAAKLFKKYEIPFLINSSFTKRNQKFIEDTYHLAKQLGATAWYMFMIVPTGRGEDLLNELINKEDYEKILHWHYEMEKNEKDMLVRPTCAPQYYRIILEKSKKEGEKFERRSLKFSTGGAKGCVAAQLICLINVDEDVMPCSYFPLSAGNLKNQSFRDIWESSKLFKELRDFKSYKGRCGVCEYLNVCGGCRARAYCLKDDYMDEDPQCNYIPRRFT comes from the coding sequence ATGAAGTTTGAGCCAAAATGGATAGCATGGGAGATAACCCGTAGATGCAATCTTCACTGCATTCACTGTCGTTCTTCTTCAGAAGAAGTAGTCAAGGAACATCCTGATCCTCCAAAGGAAGAATGTTTTAGAATCATAGATGATATATCTTCCTATGCTCAACCTGTTATAGTTCTCACAGGAGGAGAGCCTCTTTTAAGAGAGGATGTATTTGATATTGCAGAATACGGGCGTAGTAAGAATTTAAGAATATGCATGGCAACAAATGGGACACTGGTTGATGATGAAATCTGTAAAAAAATTAAAAATGTGGATATAAAAATGGTTTCTCTTAGCCTTGATGGTCCTGATGAAAAAACGCATGATGACTTTCGTCAGCAAAAAAGTGCATTTAAAGCAACAATAAATGCTGCAAAGCTTTTTAAGAAGTATGAAATTCCCTTTTTAATAAATTCTTCATTTACGAAAAGAAATCAAAAATTTATTGAAGATACCTATCATCTTGCAAAACAGCTTGGAGCAACTGCCTGGTATATGTTTATGATCGTTCCCACTGGAAGAGGTGAGGATTTGCTTAATGAGCTTATAAATAAAGAAGACTATGAAAAAATACTACACTGGCATTACGAGATGGAGAAAAATGAAAAGGACATGCTTGTAAGACCAACCTGTGCTCCTCAGTATTACAGAATAATTTTAGAGAAATCAAAAAAAGAGGGTGAAAAGTTTGAGAGAAGATCCCTGAAGTTTTCAACTGGAGGAGCGAAAGGATGCGTGGCAGCTCAGCTTATATGTCTTATAAATGTTGATGAAGATGTAATGCCCTGTAGTTACTTCCCGCTTTCAGCCGGTAATTTAAAAAACCAGAGTTTTCGTGATATATGGGAGAGCTCAAAACTCTTCAAAGAACTGAGAGATTTTAAATCCTATAAAGGGCGTTGTGGAGTCTGTGAATATTTAAATGTATGCGGAGGATGCAGAGCTCGTGCCTATTGTTTAAAAGATGACTATATGGATGAAGATCCTCAATGTAATTACATCCCAAGGAGATTTACATGA
- the hemE gene encoding uroporphyrinogen decarboxylase: protein MRDAFLKACKGVRPPYTPVWFMRQAGRYMPEYQKIRQKYDFLTMCKTPEIAAEVTMQPIKILDVDAAILFSDILIPLEAMGLKVEFINDKGPEVSPPVRTGSELKILRPLELPAIDFVFKTIKILLKELDVPLIGFSASPFTLATYLIEGGSSKDFINTKRFIFSEPENFHNLMEILTDATMQYLLEQIKAGVHAVQIFDTWAGILSPYDYAIFCKPYLKKIIEKLSSTVPLIYFCPNTSGLINHIKDLEVDVFSLDWRVDIKEACLNFDYRPLQGNLDPLVLLGREDEVLKRVKTILIDGRCAKSHIFNLGHGVNINTSVDVLKKVVDFIHEFRFEEVNRA from the coding sequence ATGAGAGATGCTTTTCTGAAAGCCTGTAAAGGTGTGAGACCTCCCTATACTCCTGTATGGTTCATGAGACAGGCAGGAAGATACATGCCAGAGTATCAAAAAATAAGGCAGAAATACGATTTTCTTACAATGTGTAAAACTCCTGAAATCGCTGCGGAAGTGACAATGCAACCTATAAAAATTTTAGATGTTGATGCAGCAATCTTGTTTTCTGATATTTTGATTCCCCTTGAGGCAATGGGTTTAAAAGTAGAGTTTATAAATGATAAAGGACCAGAGGTTTCACCCCCTGTAAGAACAGGGAGTGAGTTAAAAATTTTAAGACCTCTTGAATTGCCAGCTATAGATTTTGTTTTTAAGACAATTAAAATTTTATTAAAAGAACTTGATGTTCCGCTGATAGGCTTTTCTGCCTCGCCATTCACTCTTGCTACATATTTAATTGAAGGTGGTTCTTCAAAGGATTTTATTAATACAAAAAGATTTATTTTCTCGGAACCAGAGAACTTTCATAATCTCATGGAAATTCTTACTGATGCAACCATGCAGTATCTTCTTGAGCAGATAAAAGCAGGAGTTCATGCAGTTCAGATTTTTGATACGTGGGCTGGAATTCTTTCTCCATACGATTATGCCATATTCTGCAAACCCTATTTAAAAAAAATTATAGAAAAACTTTCTTCAACTGTTCCTTTAATCTATTTCTGCCCAAATACTTCAGGGCTTATCAATCATATTAAAGATTTAGAAGTGGATGTTTTTAGTCTTGACTGGAGAGTAGATATCAAAGAGGCTTGTTTGAATTTTGATTATAGACCACTTCAGGGAAATCTTGATCCTCTGGTGCTTCTTGGTAGAGAAGATGAAGTTTTAAAAAGAGTAAAAACCATATTAATTGATGGCAGATGTGCAAAATCTCATATTTTCAATCTTGGTCATGGTGTTAATATCAATACCAGTGTGGATGTATTAAAAAAAGTTGTTGATTTTATTCATGAATTTCGTTTTGAGGAGGTTAACCGTGCTTAA
- a CDS encoding N-6 DNA methylase, with amino-acid sequence MATVAKPEEIVRQLWVYRLLNEYNYPKERIDVERVIYFGSRDSGLADIVVLQEDLQHPYIIFEIKRPQRTAGLEQLKSYCNAEGAPIGIWSNGNETIRLHREEPNIFVEIPRIPKAGETLRDILTERWTLRWLEEHDELKQGKTTLKKILLDLEELVLGNAGVDPFEETFKLIYAKLYDEWRGINDPYYQLEFFVGDRSPEQVKRAIANLLEGAKREWQGIFEPTDKIELRNDHLKICVSFLEKIKLFNSNLRIIDEAFEYLIPQVSKKKEGQFFTPRPIADMAVKMLNPKADEFIIDPACGPAGFLLHSVMWVAGGMISGKPLPENARNFAQNKIYGIDFAKKAVKIAKAINLIVGDGKSHVYKDNSLAPHTWEDETKSGLRSRLLRFPNNLEKDRENQEKFLYFDFDVLITNPPFAGTVKERDILKLYKLAERNGKWENKTERHILFLERSLQFIRPGGRMAIVLPQGLLNNTNAEYIRRFIIDEARILAVVGLHVNTFKPHTGTKTSILFLQKYTDEEKEKTQQTKAKYEGEWEEFLKKLKEKYQDLTWDSSVAEQEIPEELNSFLETYFESREEIEELPEDVAESEETEETEEENRGKKTLNVLVQEKSELDEVLREKQEELKSANPARKAELRKEIKTLQSKINKLTKEISQRTLAGQISLVLNEDRITSAFKKYWLDGKVMQEIDYPIFFAVNEKPVKDESGDYRYKKNPDGSLVLDEYGHPVIDHDLDEIAEAFIKFAKEQLAKGDNHFDFWR; translated from the coding sequence AGAAATTGTAAGGCAACTTTGGGTTTATAGATTATTAAACGAATATAACTATCCGAAAGAAAGGATAGATGTTGAAAGGGTGATTTATTTTGGCTCAAGAGATTCTGGTTTAGCAGATATAGTTGTCCTTCAAGAAGACCTTCAGCATCCCTACATAATTTTTGAAATAAAAAGACCTCAAAGAACCGCAGGGTTAGAACAATTAAAGAGTTATTGTAATGCTGAAGGAGCACCGATTGGTATTTGGTCTAATGGAAATGAAACAATAAGGCTTCACCGAGAAGAACCTAATATCTTTGTAGAAATTCCAAGAATACCCAAGGCAGGAGAAACACTAAGAGATATTTTAACTGAAAGATGGACTCTTAGATGGCTTGAAGAGCATGATGAATTAAAGCAAGGTAAAACTACCCTTAAAAAGATACTGCTAGACCTAGAGGAGCTTGTTTTAGGCAATGCAGGAGTAGACCCATTTGAAGAGACTTTTAAGTTAATCTATGCCAAACTCTACGATGAATGGAGAGGGATTAACGACCCATATTATCAGTTAGAATTCTTCGTTGGTGACAGAAGCCCAGAACAAGTAAAAAGAGCAATTGCAAATCTATTAGAAGGAGCAAAGAGAGAATGGCAAGGAATTTTTGAGCCAACAGATAAAATTGAGTTAAGAAATGACCACTTAAAAATTTGCGTTTCCTTTCTTGAAAAAATAAAACTTTTCAATTCTAATCTTCGGATCATTGATGAAGCATTTGAGTATCTAATTCCTCAGGTTTCCAAGAAGAAAGAAGGGCAGTTTTTTACTCCCCGCCCCATTGCAGATATGGCTGTTAAAATGCTTAATCCTAAAGCTGATGAGTTTATTATTGATCCTGCTTGTGGTCCTGCTGGATTCCTTTTACATTCTGTAATGTGGGTTGCAGGAGGCATGATAAGCGGTAAACCTCTACCTGAAAATGCGAGAAACTTTGCTCAAAACAAGATTTATGGAATTGATTTTGCAAAAAAAGCCGTAAAGATAGCCAAAGCAATTAACCTCATTGTAGGGGATGGCAAGTCCCATGTCTATAAAGACAACTCATTAGCGCCTCATACATGGGAAGATGAAACAAAATCAGGTTTAAGAAGCAGGCTCTTAAGATTTCCTAATAATCTTGAAAAAGACAGGGAAAATCAAGAAAAGTTTTTGTACTTTGATTTTGATGTCTTAATAACCAACCCACCATTTGCTGGAACAGTAAAAGAAAGGGATATCTTAAAACTCTATAAACTAGCTGAAAGAAATGGAAAGTGGGAAAACAAAACCGAAAGGCACATTCTCTTTTTAGAGCGTTCTCTCCAATTTATAAGACCTGGTGGAAGAATGGCTATTGTTTTGCCACAAGGCTTACTAAACAATACAAATGCTGAATACATCCGCAGATTTATTATCGATGAGGCAAGAATTTTAGCAGTGGTAGGACTGCATGTCAACACATTCAAACCACATACAGGAACAAAGACAAGCATTTTGTTCTTACAAAAATACACAGATGAAGAAAAAGAGAAGACTCAACAGACAAAGGCAAAATATGAAGGTGAATGGGAAGAATTTTTGAAAAAACTAAAAGAAAAATATCAAGATTTAACCTGGGATAGTTCGGTAGCTGAACAAGAAATTCCTGAAGAACTAAACTCTTTCTTGGAAACCTATTTTGAAAGCAGAGAAGAAATTGAGGAATTACCAGAAGATGTGGCTGAAAGTGAAGAAACAGAAGAGACAGAAGAAGAAAACAGAGGAAAGAAAACCCTTAATGTTTTAGTTCAGGAGAAATCCGAATTAGACGAAGTATTAAGAGAAAAACAAGAGGAGTTAAAAAGTGCAAACCCTGCAAGAAAAGCTGAATTGAGAAAAGAAATAAAGACACTACAAAGTAAGATAAACAAACTCACCAAAGAAATCTCTCAAAGGACTTTAGCAGGACAGATAAGCTTAGTTCTAAATGAGGATAGGATAACATCTGCCTTTAAGAAATACTGGCTTGATGGAAAAGTAATGCAGGAAATAGATTATCCGATTTTCTTTGCTGTTAATGAAAAGCCAGTAAAGGATGAAAGCGGGGACTATAGATACAAGAAAAACCCTGATGGCTCTCTTGTCTTAGATGAATACGGACACCCGGTAATTGATCACGACTTGGACGAAATAGCAGAGGCTTTCATTAAGTTTGCCAAAGAACAGTTAGCAAAAGGCGATAATCATTTTGATTTTTGGAGGTAA
- a CDS encoding restriction endonuclease subunit S: MAVFSVIKLSELEGAKRIDAEYYDPEYLEVKQKLLKKKFVYFKNLVKEIIHPKEIKREYEEEKQDYLFLLAQNVRPLMFDLSEKKFISEEKAKLMPKNLLEKGDILFVRSGNVGDLTVYTGEPKKIIASSDLLIAKPTFKFSYYLGVFLTTNYGQKILIRGIYSGLQPHIAPSYIKTIPIPILPEEIIRRTEILYLKAQNLLKQSESLYSQAESLLLEELGLKDFKPRYKKTYTAKLSDTFSAYRIDAEYFQPVYEEILSTVSKKHRIEFLKKIFDFRRGIFISTDYYTEEKTSRPYIRIKELTGKTGIDESKIIYIKDNYPIDEANSLQENDIVIAIIGDTIGKTNRIYKELSGGFCSNNTGRLRIKKELNKEIIPEYAEILFQSVIIQSQIEKKKTQTGQPKISDKEIKSILIPILPLSTQQQIASLVQKSHETRKKAKELLEIAKKAIEIAIEKNEKEALDYISKSEEK, translated from the coding sequence ATGGCAGTATTTAGCGTTATAAAATTATCAGAACTTGAAGGAGCAAAAAGGATTGATGCAGAGTATTACGACCCAGAGTATTTAGAAGTAAAACAGAAGTTATTAAAGAAAAAATTTGTATATTTCAAAAATCTTGTAAAAGAAATTATTCATCCCAAGGAAATAAAAAGAGAATATGAAGAGGAAAAACAAGATTATCTATTTTTACTTGCCCAAAATGTAAGACCATTAATGTTTGATCTATCAGAAAAAAAGTTTATTTCTGAGGAAAAAGCAAAACTAATGCCTAAAAATTTGTTAGAAAAAGGGGATATACTATTTGTAAGGTCAGGGAATGTAGGAGATTTAACAGTTTATACAGGAGAGCCTAAAAAAATTATTGCTTCTTCAGATTTATTAATAGCAAAACCAACTTTTAAATTCTCTTATTATTTAGGGGTCTTTTTAACTACCAACTATGGACAGAAAATTTTGATAAGAGGAATTTATAGCGGATTACAACCTCATATTGCACCAAGTTATATAAAAACAATACCCATCCCTATATTACCTGAAGAAATAATCAGAAGAACAGAAATACTGTATTTAAAAGCTCAAAATCTTTTAAAACAAAGTGAATCTCTTTACTCCCAAGCCGAAAGCTTGCTTTTAGAAGAACTCGGGCTTAAAGACTTCAAGCCAAGATACAAAAAAACCTATACTGCTAAACTTTCAGATACCTTCTCTGCTTATAGAATAGATGCGGAATATTTCCAGCCTGTGTATGAGGAAATCTTAAGCACTGTTTCTAAAAAACATCGGATAGAATTTTTAAAGAAAATTTTTGATTTTAGACGGGGGATTTTTATATCTACCGATTATTACACAGAAGAAAAAACAAGTAGACCATACATTAGGATAAAAGAACTCACAGGTAAGACAGGTATTGATGAATCTAAAATTATTTACATTAAAGATAACTACCCGATAGATGAAGCTAATAGCCTTCAAGAAAATGATATTGTTATTGCTATAATTGGTGATACTATTGGAAAAACAAACAGAATTTATAAAGAACTTTCTGGTGGTTTTTGTTCAAATAATACAGGCAGATTAAGAATTAAAAAGGAATTAAACAAAGAAATCATCCCGGAGTATGCGGAAATATTGTTTCAATCGGTGATTATCCAAAGCCAAATTGAAAAGAAAAAAACTCAAACAGGGCAACCTAAAATTTCGGATAAAGAAATAAAATCAATACTTATCCCCATTCTTCCCCTCTCAACCCAGCAACAAATCGCCTCATTAGTTCAAAAATCTCACGAGACAAGAAAAAAGGCAAAGGAATTATTAGAGATAGCAAAAAAAGCAATAGAGATTGCTATCGAAAAAAATGAAAAAGAAGCACTGGACTATATTTCCAAATCAGAGGAAAAATAG
- the rsmD gene encoding 16S rRNA (guanine(966)-N(2))-methyltransferase RsmD, whose translation MSKFRAQNTVRPTPAVVRKAIFDILQDVEDKTFVDLYAGKGFVGIEALRRGAREVIFVEKDPVLCIFIKNTVQKKKLSDKAKVYNLDAVHFLEQSSRAYDIIFADPPYESGELERLFKLFEKKLIVKENGLLILQHYKNESLRERLKALKIHKCYKYGDTLLTVYRR comes from the coding sequence ATGAGTAAATTCAGGGCACAAAATACAGTAAGACCAACTCCTGCTGTAGTTAGAAAGGCTATTTTTGATATTTTACAGGATGTTGAGGATAAAACATTTGTCGACCTGTATGCAGGTAAAGGCTTTGTTGGAATAGAGGCATTAAGAAGAGGTGCCCGTGAGGTAATATTTGTAGAAAAGGATCCTGTTTTATGCATCTTTATAAAAAACACCGTCCAGAAAAAGAAACTCTCCGATAAAGCAAAAGTTTACAATCTGGATGCAGTGCATTTTCTTGAGCAGAGTTCCAGAGCATATGACATAATTTTTGCAGATCCTCCTTATGAATCAGGAGAGCTGGAGAGATTATTCAAACTATTTGAAAAAAAACTTATTGTTAAAGAAAACGGATTATTGATACTGCAGCATTACAAAAATGAATCATTAAGGGAGAGACTTAAAGCTCTTAAAATACATAAATGCTATAAATATGGTGATACTCTTTTAACTGTTTACAGGAGGTAA
- the purN gene encoding phosphoribosylglycinamide formyltransferase, whose product MLKIGVLASGRGSNFQAIIDEIEAGSLPAKIEILIVDNPEAYAIERAKKHGIPYLYINPKDFPTKEAFYEKIRDELLTRGVELVVLAGFMRIVKKPLLDAFPNRIMNIHPALLPSFPGLHGQKQAVDYGVRISGCTVHFVDEGVDSGPIIIQAAVPVHPEDTEDSLSERILKLEHKIYPEAIRLFAQGRLKVEGRKVKILNYSLPEKYFTNPELGQ is encoded by the coding sequence GTGCTTAAAATAGGAGTTTTAGCCTCAGGAAGAGGTTCTAATTTTCAGGCAATAATTGATGAGATTGAAGCTGGAAGCCTTCCTGCAAAAATAGAGATTCTTATAGTTGACAATCCAGAGGCTTATGCAATTGAAAGAGCTAAAAAACACGGGATACCTTATCTTTACATCAATCCAAAAGATTTTCCTACGAAGGAAGCATTTTATGAAAAAATAAGAGATGAGCTTTTAACCAGAGGTGTTGAATTGGTGGTTCTGGCTGGATTTATGAGAATTGTTAAAAAGCCATTGCTTGATGCTTTTCCAAACAGAATTATGAATATTCATCCCGCCCTACTACCTTCTTTTCCCGGACTTCATGGGCAGAAACAGGCAGTTGATTATGGAGTTAGAATAAGTGGATGCACTGTTCATTTTGTTGATGAGGGAGTTGATTCAGGTCCAATAATTATTCAGGCAGCTGTGCCAGTTCATCCTGAGGATACAGAAGATAGCCTTTCTGAGAGGATTTTAAAGCTTGAGCATAAGATTTATCCTGAGGCAATAAGACTTTTTGCTCAGGGAAGACTTAAGGTAGAAGGAAGAAAAGTAAAAATTTTAAATTATAGCCTTCCTGAAAAGTATTTTACAAATCCTGAGTTAGGACAATAA
- a CDS encoding phosphoribosylanthranilate isomerase, with protein sequence MLSYQVKICGIRSAHDLKVVSEAKPDAVGFIVGARHFTLDAVNPDFVRLAISVLPEEIVPVMVTHVTTAKEVLSLVEQTGCSVVQLHSDISPEEIYTIMKVAPELTLIKAFHANVPGSIATIPLYTSFVDAIILDTAADNRVGGTGKTHDWKVSARISMGLSKPVILAGGLNPDNIELAILQVNPVAVDVNSGVEDEDGNKDFKKVKAFIKNAKQAFERMNNVNNSLVTSSVR encoded by the coding sequence ATGCTAAGTTATCAAGTAAAAATCTGTGGTATTCGTTCAGCACACGATCTTAAGGTTGTTTCAGAGGCAAAACCAGATGCTGTTGGCTTTATCGTAGGAGCAAGGCATTTTACCTTAGATGCGGTCAACCCTGACTTTGTAAGGCTTGCCATATCAGTCTTACCAGAAGAAATTGTACCCGTTATGGTAACTCACGTAACAACAGCTAAGGAAGTTCTCAGTCTTGTAGAGCAAACAGGATGTAGTGTTGTTCAACTACATAGCGACATATCTCCTGAAGAAATTTACACTATTATGAAAGTAGCCCCTGAGCTAACACTTATAAAAGCATTTCATGCAAACGTTCCAGGGTCAATTGCTACAATACCGCTTTATACAAGCTTTGTAGATGCTATAATACTTGACACAGCAGCAGACAACAGGGTTGGCGGGACAGGTAAAACACACGACTGGAAAGTAAGTGCAAGAATAAGCATGGGATTAAGCAAGCCAGTTATTCTAGCTGGAGGTCTAAACCCAGATAACATAGAGCTTGCTATACTACAGGTTAATCCTGTAGCAGTAGATGTAAACAGTGGTGTAGAAGATGAAGATGGAAATAAAGATTTTAAAAAAGTAAAAGCATTCATAAAAAATGCAAAGCAGGCATTTGAAAGAATGAATAATGTCAACAACTCTTTAGTAACATCCAGCGTAAGATAA